The following are encoded together in the Choloepus didactylus isolate mChoDid1 chromosome 7, mChoDid1.pri, whole genome shotgun sequence genome:
- the LOC119539073 gene encoding olfactory receptor 2M3-like isoform X2 gives MAWENKTFSADFTLLGIFSHTPIHIFLFSLVLGIFTVALLGNTLMVLLIYLDTQLYTPMYFLLSQLSLMDLMLICTTVPKMAYGYLSGRKSISVAGCEAQIFFYVSLLGAECFLLSVMAYDRYVAICYPLRYPHLMSQKICRLMAASSWILGSLDGIVDVGATLSFSYCGSREIAQFFCDVPALLSLSCTDTSKFETLVFICCLLMLFLPLSLIIISYARVIVTVICMSSGEGRQKAFTTCISHLVVVGMYYGAAMFIYMRPTSNRSPTQDKMVSAFYTILTPMLNPLIYSLRNKDVARAFRKVIRKGKSGG, from the exons ATGGCTT GGGAGAATAAGACATTTAGTGCAGACTTTACCCTGCTGGGAATCTTCAGTCACACACCCATTCAcatcttcctcttctccctgGTGCTGGGCATCTTCACAGTGGCCCTCTTGGGAAATACCCTCATGGTTCTCCTCATCTATCTGGACACCCAGCTCTATACCCCCATGTATTTCCTCCTCAGCCAACTCTCCCTCATGGACCTTATGCTCATCTGCACCACTGTCCCCAAAATGGCCTATGGCTACTTATCTGGCAGGAAGTCCATTTCTGTAGCAGGCTGTGAAGCCCAGATATTCTTCTATGTATCTCTCTTGGGTGCCGAATGCTTCCTCTTGTCcgtcatggcctatgaccgctatgttgcCATTTGCTACCCTCTTCGATACCCCCATCTCATGAGCCAGAAAATTTGTCGACTCATGGCTGCCTCTTCCTGGATCCTTGGTTCCCTTGATGGGATTGTGGATGTAGGAGCTACTTTGTCCTTCTCGTATTGTGGCTCCCGAGAAATAGCCCAGTTCTTCTGTGATGTGCCTGCACTCCTAAGTCTCTCATGCACTGATACGTCTAAATTTGAAACACTTGTTTTTATCTGCTGTCTATTGATGCTTTTCTTGCCTTTATCACTCATCATTATCTCCTATGCTCGTGTAATTGTGACTGTCATTTGCATGAGTTCAGGGGAGGGCCGGCAGAAGGCTTTCACCACCTGTATTTCACACCTCGTTGTCGTGGGGATGTATTATGGAGCAGCGATGTTCATATATATGCGGCCCACTTCTAATCGCTCCCCAACCCAGGACAAGATGGTGTCAGCCTTCTACACCATCCTCACCCCCATGCTCAATCCCCTTATCTACAGCCTTCGCAACAAAGACGTGGCCAGGGCTTTCAGGAAAGTAATAAGGAAGGGCAAATCTGGAGGATGA
- the LOC119539073 gene encoding olfactory receptor 2M3-like isoform X1 — protein MEGENKTFSADFTLLGIFSHTPIHIFLFSLVLGIFTVALLGNTLMVLLIYLDTQLYTPMYFLLSQLSLMDLMLICTTVPKMAYGYLSGRKSISVAGCEAQIFFYVSLLGAECFLLSVMAYDRYVAICYPLRYPHLMSQKICRLMAASSWILGSLDGIVDVGATLSFSYCGSREIAQFFCDVPALLSLSCTDTSKFETLVFICCLLMLFLPLSLIIISYARVIVTVICMSSGEGRQKAFTTCISHLVVVGMYYGAAMFIYMRPTSNRSPTQDKMVSAFYTILTPMLNPLIYSLRNKDVARAFRKVIRKGKSGG, from the coding sequence ATGGAAGGGGAGAATAAGACATTTAGTGCAGACTTTACCCTGCTGGGAATCTTCAGTCACACACCCATTCAcatcttcctcttctccctgGTGCTGGGCATCTTCACAGTGGCCCTCTTGGGAAATACCCTCATGGTTCTCCTCATCTATCTGGACACCCAGCTCTATACCCCCATGTATTTCCTCCTCAGCCAACTCTCCCTCATGGACCTTATGCTCATCTGCACCACTGTCCCCAAAATGGCCTATGGCTACTTATCTGGCAGGAAGTCCATTTCTGTAGCAGGCTGTGAAGCCCAGATATTCTTCTATGTATCTCTCTTGGGTGCCGAATGCTTCCTCTTGTCcgtcatggcctatgaccgctatgttgcCATTTGCTACCCTCTTCGATACCCCCATCTCATGAGCCAGAAAATTTGTCGACTCATGGCTGCCTCTTCCTGGATCCTTGGTTCCCTTGATGGGATTGTGGATGTAGGAGCTACTTTGTCCTTCTCGTATTGTGGCTCCCGAGAAATAGCCCAGTTCTTCTGTGATGTGCCTGCACTCCTAAGTCTCTCATGCACTGATACGTCTAAATTTGAAACACTTGTTTTTATCTGCTGTCTATTGATGCTTTTCTTGCCTTTATCACTCATCATTATCTCCTATGCTCGTGTAATTGTGACTGTCATTTGCATGAGTTCAGGGGAGGGCCGGCAGAAGGCTTTCACCACCTGTATTTCACACCTCGTTGTCGTGGGGATGTATTATGGAGCAGCGATGTTCATATATATGCGGCCCACTTCTAATCGCTCCCCAACCCAGGACAAGATGGTGTCAGCCTTCTACACCATCCTCACCCCCATGCTCAATCCCCTTATCTACAGCCTTCGCAACAAAGACGTGGCCAGGGCTTTCAGGAAAGTAATAAGGAAGGGCAAATCTGGAGGATGA